One part of the Streptomyces sp. AM 2-1-1 genome encodes these proteins:
- a CDS encoding acylphosphatase produces the protein MSEDARLVVWVRGRVQQVGFRWFTRANALEIGGLAGFALNLDDGRVQVVAEGPRENCHRLLEWLRSDDTPGRVDGVTEIWDTPRGGYDGFAIR, from the coding sequence ATGAGTGAAGACGCACGGCTCGTGGTGTGGGTACGCGGCCGAGTACAGCAAGTAGGGTTCCGCTGGTTCACCAGGGCAAACGCTCTGGAGATCGGTGGACTGGCCGGGTTCGCCCTCAATCTGGACGACGGCAGGGTGCAGGTCGTCGCCGAGGGACCGCGTGAGAATTGCCACCGTCTGCTGGAGTGGCTCCGCTCCGACGACACGCCCGGACGCGTGGACGGAGTCACTGAGATCTGGGACACGCCGCGCGGCGGATACGACGGGTTCGCGATCCGGTGA
- a CDS encoding site-specific integrase, with product MTSFPVAPEAVAGSAASLSTDPLTLADLLRVANAPGFERWQEQVRRTGGCDPRKVKPWSVDRVMAVRAALPDRYRVLVEPAAGCGLRQGEVFGLAIEDVDFLGGGVVHVARQVKLLRNRPVFAPPKGGKERDVPLPESVAEALRAHIAQYPAREVTLPWKDLNGPLVTATLILYGPEGLALNRNRFNHRVWKPTLEAAGVPMIRDNGTHALRHFYASVLLDAGESIKALSEYLGHHDPGFTLRTYTHLMPASETRTRAAVDGVFRGRGEASRP from the coding sequence GTGACCTCCTTCCCCGTCGCCCCGGAGGCCGTTGCCGGTTCCGCGGCCTCCCTGAGCACCGACCCCCTGACCCTCGCCGACCTCTTACGGGTCGCCAACGCCCCAGGCTTCGAGCGGTGGCAGGAGCAGGTGCGCCGTACGGGCGGCTGCGACCCCCGCAAGGTGAAGCCCTGGTCGGTCGATCGGGTGATGGCCGTGCGCGCGGCGCTTCCCGACCGCTACCGCGTGCTGGTCGAGCCTGCCGCCGGTTGTGGTTTGCGGCAAGGGGAGGTCTTCGGGCTTGCGATCGAGGACGTGGACTTCCTCGGCGGCGGCGTCGTGCACGTGGCACGGCAGGTGAAGCTCCTGCGGAACCGTCCTGTGTTCGCTCCGCCCAAGGGGGGCAAGGAGCGGGACGTTCCCCTGCCGGAGTCGGTTGCGGAAGCACTGCGGGCGCACATCGCGCAATACCCGGCGCGGGAGGTCACCCTGCCGTGGAAGGACCTGAACGGGCCGCTCGTGACCGCGACGCTCATTCTCTACGGGCCCGAGGGCCTGGCGCTGAACCGCAACCGCTTCAATCACAGGGTGTGGAAGCCCACTCTTGAAGCCGCCGGCGTGCCGATGATCCGCGACAACGGCACGCACGCGTTGAGGCACTTCTACGCGTCGGTGCTGCTGGACGCGGGGGAGAGCATCAAGGCGCTCAGCGAGTACCTGGGGCACCATGACCCCGGCTTCACGCTGCGGACGTACACCCACCTAATGCCTGCGAGCGAGACTCGCACCCGGGCGGCGGTGGACGGTGTTTTCAGAGGGCGCGGGGAGGCGTCACGGCCCTGA
- a CDS encoding CAP domain-containing protein, whose product MGRHRRSAADDDAAVPSGARHSGGPRRNKRRVPLPVRAGLLGVSAAVAVGAVAVASGMLPGGQTYSLGENSHDEGVADSGGAPDLLTQGTASADPTGSGPATTPASRGGGRPASPSAPASASPSASPTEKSASPAPSATPTVRKTTAAPVVTTSAPPAPPETTSAAPESEAPEPATDTTAQTAVLTLVNQERSKAGCRPVTLSSSLTSLAQDFSRDMAARNFFDHTDPDGDTPWDRADAAGITNLGGENIARGQADAQAVMDSWMNSEGHRANILNCDYTTLGVGVHIADGGPWWTQDFGF is encoded by the coding sequence ATGGGACGCCACCGACGATCCGCCGCTGACGACGACGCCGCCGTTCCCTCCGGGGCCCGGCACTCGGGCGGTCCCCGGAGGAACAAGCGCCGGGTCCCCCTGCCGGTGCGCGCAGGACTGCTCGGGGTCTCCGCCGCCGTGGCGGTGGGTGCCGTCGCGGTCGCCTCCGGAATGCTTCCGGGCGGGCAGACGTACAGCCTGGGCGAGAACTCGCACGACGAAGGGGTAGCCGACTCCGGCGGCGCCCCGGACCTGCTCACGCAGGGCACCGCGAGCGCCGACCCGACGGGCAGCGGCCCGGCCACCACCCCGGCGAGCCGGGGCGGCGGGCGTCCCGCGTCCCCCTCGGCGCCGGCCTCCGCCTCCCCCTCCGCGTCGCCCACCGAGAAGAGCGCGAGCCCGGCCCCGTCCGCCACCCCCACCGTGCGGAAGACGACCGCCGCCCCGGTCGTGACCACGTCCGCGCCCCCCGCGCCGCCGGAGACGACCTCGGCGGCGCCGGAGTCCGAGGCTCCCGAACCGGCCACCGACACCACGGCGCAGACGGCGGTGCTGACGCTCGTCAACCAGGAGCGGTCGAAGGCCGGCTGCAGACCGGTGACGCTCAGCTCCTCCCTGACCTCACTGGCCCAGGACTTCAGCCGGGACATGGCGGCCCGGAACTTCTTCGACCACACCGACCCGGACGGCGACACCCCCTGGGACCGTGCCGACGCGGCCGGGATCACCAACCTCGGCGGGGAGAACATCGCCCGCGGCCAGGCCGACGCGCAGGCCGTGATGGACAGCTGGATGAACAGCGAAGGCCATCGAGCAAACATTCTCAATTGCGATTACACGACCCTGGGCGTCGGCGTCCACATCGCCGACGGCGGCCCGTGGTGGACCCAGGACTTCGGCTTCTGA